In Thermosynechococcus sichuanensis E542, a single genomic region encodes these proteins:
- the dnaJ gene encoding molecular chaperone DnaJ — MARDFYEILGVSRSADAEELKRAYRRLARKYHPDVNKEPGAEEKFKEINRAYEVLSDPQARANYDRFGEAGVSGVGATGFSDFGFSDMGGFADIFETFFGGFATSSRRQQGPTRGEDLRYDLKLEFREAVFGGEKEIRINHLETCKACQGTGAKPGTRPVTCSTCGGIGQVRRSARTPFGSFTQLTTCPTCGGSGVVIEDRCESCGGQGHIQVSKKLKITIPAGVDNGTRLRVSGEGDAGLRGGPPGDLYVYLFVEPDPEFQREGNNILSRIKISYLQAILGCRIPVSTVDGEAELKIPAGTQPGTVLVLEGRGVPRVGNPVARGDHLITVDVEIPTHITHEERELLEKLAKIRGERMGKGGLEGFLGSLFGG, encoded by the coding sequence ATGGCTCGTGATTTCTATGAGATCCTAGGTGTCTCACGCTCTGCGGATGCTGAAGAATTAAAACGAGCCTATCGGCGCTTGGCTCGCAAGTATCACCCCGATGTCAACAAAGAACCGGGCGCTGAAGAAAAGTTCAAGGAAATCAACCGCGCCTACGAGGTGCTCTCGGATCCCCAAGCGCGAGCCAACTACGATCGCTTTGGTGAAGCCGGGGTTAGTGGCGTTGGAGCGACTGGCTTTAGTGATTTTGGCTTCAGTGATATGGGCGGCTTTGCCGACATTTTTGAAACCTTCTTTGGCGGCTTTGCCACTAGTAGTCGGCGACAGCAAGGCCCCACCCGCGGGGAAGATTTGCGCTATGACCTGAAACTGGAATTTCGCGAAGCTGTCTTTGGCGGCGAGAAGGAAATTCGCATCAACCATTTAGAAACCTGTAAAGCCTGTCAAGGAACTGGGGCAAAACCCGGTACCCGACCAGTTACCTGTAGTACCTGTGGTGGCATTGGTCAAGTGCGGCGATCGGCACGAACCCCCTTCGGCAGTTTCACGCAACTAACCACCTGTCCTACCTGTGGTGGCTCTGGTGTGGTGATTGAAGATCGCTGTGAGTCCTGCGGTGGCCAAGGCCATATCCAAGTCAGCAAAAAGCTGAAAATCACCATTCCTGCTGGGGTGGACAATGGCACGCGGCTGCGGGTCTCAGGGGAAGGGGATGCCGGTCTGCGGGGAGGCCCCCCCGGCGATCTCTACGTCTATCTTTTTGTCGAACCTGATCCCGAGTTTCAGCGCGAAGGCAACAACATCCTATCGCGGATTAAAATTAGCTACCTGCAAGCAATTCTGGGCTGTCGGATTCCCGTGAGCACGGTGGATGGAGAAGCAGAACTCAAGATTCCCGCAGGCACCCAACCCGGTACGGTGTTAGTCCTAGAAGGCCGAGGTGTTCCCCGAGTAGGCAATCCTGTAGCGCGGGGCGATCACCTCATTACCGTCGATGTGGAAATTCCCACCCATATCACCCATGAGGAGCGAGAACTGCTGGAGAAATTGGCGAAAATTCGCGGCGAGCGCATGGGCAAAGGCGGTCTAGAGGGCTTCCTCGGCAGCTTATTTGGTGGTTAG
- the dnaK gene encoding molecular chaperone DnaK encodes MGKVIGIDLGTTNSCVAVLEGGNPVVIPSAEGGRTTPSIVAFGKSGERLVGQLAKRQAVTNAENTVFSIKRFIGRRWEETAQERARVPYTCVPGRDGMVDVQIRDRTYTPQEISAMILQKLKQDAEAYLGEPVTQAVITVPAYFSDAQRQATKDAGAIAGLEVLRIINEPTAASLAYGIDKQDQDQTILVFDLGGGTFDVSILQLGDGVFEVRSTAGNNHLGGDNFDECILDWLLACFKEQEGIDLSKDKMALQRLREAAEKAKVELSGTLSTSINLPFITADETGPKHLEMELTRSKFEELCAHLVQATLEPMQQAIADAGLTVQDIDRVLLVGGSTRIPAIQELVKQFCGKNPDRSVNPDEAVAVGAAIQGGILGKETTVKDLLLLDVTPLSLGLETLGGVFTKIIERNTTLPTSKTQTFSTATDGQTVVEIAVYQGERPMAKDNKQLACFELTGIAPAPRGVPQIDVTFDIDANGILSVSAVDRATGRQQSVRITNRGGLSSMEIERMRQEAAIYAQADQIKKEIAELRNQADALLYSYESTIKNHGITLTPDLRARIEPVVQSMQAAMVDDNITPDEIRKRMEALQQALVTLGTVVYQQTAGGSMMTSTPTMGGATISSQATQVLDSDATIISDNEETVVSDYEAVD; translated from the coding sequence ATGGGTAAAGTTATTGGCATCGACCTTGGAACCACAAATAGTTGTGTGGCAGTCTTAGAAGGGGGGAATCCCGTCGTGATCCCCAGTGCAGAGGGCGGGCGCACCACCCCCAGTATTGTCGCCTTTGGCAAATCGGGCGAACGGTTGGTGGGTCAACTGGCAAAGCGGCAAGCCGTCACCAATGCTGAAAACACTGTTTTTAGTATCAAGCGGTTTATTGGCCGCCGCTGGGAGGAAACAGCTCAAGAGCGTGCCCGTGTGCCCTATACCTGTGTGCCGGGTCGCGATGGCATGGTGGATGTGCAGATTCGCGATCGCACCTATACCCCCCAAGAAATTTCCGCCATGATCCTGCAAAAGCTAAAGCAGGATGCGGAAGCCTATCTGGGGGAACCTGTCACCCAAGCCGTAATTACTGTACCAGCCTACTTTAGTGATGCCCAGCGCCAAGCCACCAAAGATGCCGGGGCGATCGCTGGCCTTGAGGTGCTGCGTATTATCAACGAGCCAACGGCCGCCTCCTTGGCCTACGGCATTGACAAGCAGGATCAAGATCAAACCATCTTGGTTTTTGACTTGGGGGGTGGCACCTTTGATGTTTCGATTCTCCAACTCGGCGATGGCGTTTTTGAGGTGCGCTCCACAGCGGGGAATAATCACCTAGGGGGCGATAATTTTGATGAATGTATTCTTGATTGGCTCTTGGCCTGCTTCAAAGAACAGGAGGGGATTGATCTCTCCAAGGACAAAATGGCACTGCAACGCCTCCGCGAAGCTGCCGAAAAAGCCAAGGTGGAGTTATCGGGCACCCTGAGCACCTCGATTAACCTGCCCTTTATTACGGCGGATGAAACGGGACCTAAGCACCTTGAAATGGAACTCACCCGCAGTAAGTTTGAGGAACTCTGCGCCCACTTGGTTCAGGCGACCCTCGAACCCATGCAGCAGGCGATCGCCGATGCCGGTTTGACCGTTCAGGATATTGATCGCGTGTTACTCGTTGGTGGTTCCACCCGTATTCCCGCCATTCAGGAGTTAGTGAAGCAATTCTGTGGCAAAAATCCCGATCGCTCCGTTAATCCCGATGAAGCGGTTGCCGTCGGTGCAGCCATTCAAGGGGGGATTCTTGGCAAGGAAACGACTGTTAAAGATCTCCTGCTGCTGGATGTCACGCCCCTCTCTTTAGGGTTGGAAACCCTTGGCGGTGTCTTTACAAAAATTATCGAACGCAACACTACCCTCCCCACCAGCAAAACCCAAACCTTTTCCACCGCCACGGATGGCCAAACCGTGGTTGAAATTGCCGTCTATCAAGGGGAGCGCCCCATGGCCAAGGACAATAAACAACTGGCCTGCTTTGAACTCACTGGTATTGCTCCCGCTCCCCGAGGGGTGCCCCAAATTGATGTCACGTTTGATATTGATGCCAACGGTATCCTGAGTGTGTCTGCCGTCGATCGCGCCACAGGCCGCCAACAAAGTGTGCGCATTACCAATCGCGGTGGCCTCAGCAGTATGGAAATCGAGCGCATGCGCCAAGAGGCCGCAATTTATGCTCAAGCCGACCAAATCAAGAAAGAAATTGCCGAATTGCGCAACCAAGCGGATGCCCTGCTCTACAGCTATGAATCAACGATCAAAAACCATGGCATCACATTAACTCCCGATCTGCGGGCACGCATTGAGCCAGTGGTTCAGAGTATGCAGGCAGCAATGGTGGATGACAACATTACCCCCGATGAAATTCGCAAGCGGATGGAAGCCCTGCAGCAGGCCTTAGTGACCTTGGGAACTGTGGTGTATCAACAGACCGCAGGCGGTTCAATGATGACCTCAACCCCAACAATGGGAGGGGCTACAATTAGTTCCCAAGCCACTCAAGTTTTGGATAGTGATGCCACAATAATCAGCGATAATGAAGAAACAGTTGTTTCAGATTATGAAGCGGTTGATTAA
- a CDS encoding DUF2854 domain-containing protein encodes MLGSVSLGTLGLMVGSLLTVVGVVAYATGNATLNLAGFFYGVPLLLGGLALKAAELKPVPYRETPTPAAIAGRAQATPTQTQIRKDVTRYRYGQEAHLDSTLATLGLSPSDAERPVLVAIAETLTDGAYTLILEFDSPAVPLEVWQSKQAKMQTFFGPNIRVTITDQGNDRVAVALIRE; translated from the coding sequence ATGTTGGGGTCTGTATCACTGGGAACGTTGGGGCTAATGGTCGGTTCACTGTTGACTGTGGTGGGAGTGGTGGCCTATGCCACGGGGAATGCCACCTTGAATCTAGCGGGCTTTTTCTACGGTGTGCCCCTACTCTTGGGCGGATTGGCACTGAAAGCGGCGGAACTCAAACCGGTGCCCTATCGTGAGACCCCAACCCCAGCGGCGATCGCTGGCCGTGCCCAGGCCACCCCCACCCAAACGCAAATCCGTAAGGATGTCACCCGCTATCGGTATGGCCAAGAAGCACACCTAGATAGCACATTGGCCACTTTAGGCTTGAGTCCCTCAGATGCCGAGCGTCCTGTCTTGGTGGCGATCGCCGAGACCTTAACGGACGGTGCCTATACACTAATTTTAGAATTTGACTCCCCAGCAGTTCCCCTTGAGGTGTGGCAATCAAAGCAAGCCAAGATGCAAACGTTCTTTGGCCCCAATATTCGGGTAACCATTACGGATCAAGGTAATGACCGTGTGGCCGTGGCACTCATTCGCGAATAA
- a CDS encoding YajQ family cyclic di-GMP-binding protein: MASTFSFDIVSDFDWQELVNAVDQTEREIKARYDLKDTQTTLELTKEGLTIHTDSEFTLNSVQTILQQKAAKRQLSLKIFDYGPVEAAAGQRVKQFIKLRRGINSELAKEISKLIRNEFKKVQASIQGDVVRVSAKSKDDLQAVIQRLKTEDYPVPLQFTNYR, encoded by the coding sequence ATGGCAAGCACGTTCTCCTTTGATATTGTGAGTGATTTTGACTGGCAAGAGCTGGTCAATGCTGTGGATCAAACGGAGCGGGAAATCAAAGCCCGCTATGACCTTAAGGACACCCAGACAACCCTTGAGTTAACCAAAGAGGGACTGACGATTCACACCGATAGTGAATTTACGCTCAATTCAGTGCAAACCATTTTGCAACAGAAGGCGGCGAAGCGGCAGTTGTCTCTGAAAATTTTTGACTATGGACCTGTGGAGGCAGCGGCTGGCCAACGGGTCAAACAGTTCATTAAATTGCGGCGGGGTATCAACTCAGAATTGGCCAAGGAAATTAGTAAGCTGATCCGCAATGAATTTAAGAAGGTGCAAGCCTCGATTCAAGGGGATGTAGTACGGGTCAGTGCCAAGTCCAAGGATGATCTGCAAGCAGTGATCCAACGCCTGAAAACGGAGGATTACCCAGTGCCCTTACAATTTACAAATTACCGCTAG
- a CDS encoding ABC transporter substrate-binding protein, producing the protein MGQQPSSGWAAAKIFAGLLLLFTIGACEADTTTTAPTGEGLRIGSLLPSTGDLASVGTPIAEVVPLLVETVNACGGVNGQPVTLIAADDQSNPASGAEAMTKLVEIDRVAGVVGSFGSSVSNAAADIATRGQVMLISPGSTSTLLTERAKKGDFNGYWARTAPPDNYQAQALAQLAKEQGYQRVATVVINNDYGRSFEQEFTRAFKALGGTVINEDRPTRYDERATTFTTEAAAAFGGKPDAVVAILYPETGSLLLKSAFEQGLTQNVAILLTDGVKSESFPEQVGRTPDGKYIIAGAKGTVPGADGKALSRLQELWRTQKGGDLPAFGAQAWDAAALLVLAAQAAGQNTGEGIRSKLRDVANPPGEEVDDVCAALALLREGKEINYQGASGNVDIDENGDVVGVYDIWQVTDDGKLKIIGQVNPQKP; encoded by the coding sequence ATGGGTCAACAGCCGTCAAGCGGATGGGCAGCCGCCAAGATTTTTGCAGGCTTACTTCTCCTCTTTACCATTGGTGCCTGTGAGGCGGACACCACTACCACCGCTCCAACCGGTGAAGGACTGCGCATTGGCTCATTATTGCCCTCAACCGGCGACTTGGCCTCGGTGGGAACCCCCATTGCTGAGGTAGTGCCCCTGCTGGTGGAAACGGTGAATGCCTGTGGCGGTGTTAATGGCCAGCCGGTCACGCTCATTGCCGCCGATGATCAATCCAATCCTGCCTCTGGGGCAGAAGCGATGACAAAGTTGGTGGAGATTGACCGAGTTGCCGGAGTCGTTGGCTCCTTTGGTAGTAGCGTTTCCAATGCCGCCGCCGATATTGCCACGCGGGGTCAAGTGATGCTAATTTCCCCCGGCAGTACCAGTACACTCCTCACTGAACGCGCTAAGAAAGGCGACTTTAACGGCTATTGGGCACGCACTGCTCCCCCCGACAACTACCAAGCCCAAGCCCTTGCCCAACTGGCCAAAGAACAGGGGTATCAACGAGTCGCCACTGTGGTGATCAACAATGACTATGGCCGCAGCTTTGAGCAGGAATTTACCCGTGCCTTCAAAGCCCTAGGGGGCACAGTGATCAATGAAGACCGCCCGACCCGTTATGATGAGCGGGCAACCACTTTCACGACAGAAGCGGCTGCTGCCTTTGGGGGCAAGCCCGATGCGGTAGTGGCGATTTTGTATCCCGAAACGGGGAGCCTCCTCCTAAAATCCGCTTTTGAACAAGGTCTCACCCAAAATGTGGCCATTCTCCTCACCGATGGTGTGAAGTCAGAAAGTTTCCCAGAACAAGTGGGACGCACCCCCGATGGCAAATACATTATTGCTGGTGCCAAGGGAACCGTTCCTGGAGCAGATGGCAAAGCCCTGAGTCGCTTGCAAGAGCTATGGCGCACCCAAAAAGGCGGTGATCTTCCTGCCTTTGGCGCTCAAGCTTGGGATGCCGCCGCCCTCCTTGTGTTGGCTGCCCAGGCCGCAGGACAAAATACGGGGGAAGGGATTCGCAGCAAATTGCGCGATGTGGCCAACCCTCCCGGCGAAGAAGTGGATGATGTGTGTGCTGCCCTAGCACTCCTGCGGGAAGGCAAGGAAATTAACTACCAAGGTGCCAGTGGCAATGTGGATATTGATGAAAATGGGGATGTTGTTGGCGTTTATGACATTTGGCAGGTCACTGATGACGGTAAATTAAAGATCATTGGTCAAGTGAATCCTCAAAAACCCTAG
- the petB gene encoding cytochrome b6: MNKVYDWFEERLEIQAIADDVTSKYVPPHVNIFYCLGGITLTCFLIQFATGFAMTFYYKPTVAEAFASVQYIMNEVNFGWLIRSIHKWSASMMVLMMILHVFRVYLTGGFKKPRELTWVTGVVLAVITVSFGVTGYSLPWDQVGYWAVKIVSGIPAAIPVVGDQLVELMRGGESVGQATLTRFYSLHTFVLPWSIAVFMLMHFLMIRKQGISGPL, translated from the coding sequence ATGAACAAAGTTTACGACTGGTTTGAGGAACGCCTCGAAATTCAGGCGATCGCTGATGATGTCACCAGCAAGTATGTGCCGCCCCACGTAAACATTTTTTACTGTCTTGGTGGCATTACCCTCACCTGTTTCTTGATCCAATTTGCCACAGGCTTTGCCATGACGTTTTACTACAAACCTACGGTGGCTGAAGCCTTTGCCTCTGTGCAGTACATCATGAATGAAGTCAACTTTGGCTGGTTGATCCGCTCCATTCACAAGTGGTCCGCCAGCATGATGGTCTTGATGATGATTCTGCACGTCTTCCGCGTCTATCTCACTGGTGGCTTCAAGAAACCCCGCGAACTTACTTGGGTGACGGGTGTGGTCTTGGCGGTGATTACCGTCAGCTTTGGTGTCACGGGCTACTCCCTGCCCTGGGATCAAGTGGGCTATTGGGCGGTCAAAATCGTTTCTGGTATCCCTGCGGCGATTCCCGTGGTGGGTGACCAACTGGTGGAACTGATGCGCGGTGGTGAAAGTGTTGGTCAAGCAACCCTCACTCGCTTCTACAGCTTGCACACCTTCGTGCTGCCTTGGTCGATCGCCGTCTTTATGCTGATGCACTTCCTGATGATTCGTAAGCAGGGTATTTCTGGTCCCCTGTAA
- the petD gene encoding cytochrome b6-f complex subunit IV, with product MAKVLKKPDLTNPALRAKLKKGMGHNYYGEPAWPNDLLYIFPVVIMGTIALVIGLAVMDPAMVGEPADPFATPLEILPEWYLYPTFQIFRVVPNKLLGVLMNASIPLGLMLIPFIESVNKFQNPFRRPVAMTVFLFGTLVTLWLGIGAAFPLDKSLTLGLF from the coding sequence ATGGCAAAAGTTTTGAAAAAGCCCGATTTAACGAATCCGGCACTGCGGGCAAAACTGAAAAAAGGCATGGGCCACAACTACTACGGCGAACCCGCTTGGCCCAATGACCTGCTCTATATCTTCCCTGTGGTGATTATGGGCACGATCGCCCTTGTGATCGGTCTAGCGGTAATGGATCCTGCTATGGTCGGTGAACCAGCGGATCCCTTTGCCACCCCCTTGGAAATTTTACCAGAGTGGTACCTCTATCCCACTTTCCAGATTTTCCGAGTGGTGCCCAATAAACTGCTGGGGGTGCTCATGAATGCCTCCATTCCCTTGGGTTTGATGTTGATTCCTTTCATTGAGAGTGTCAACAAGTTCCAAAATCCCTTCCGTCGTCCTGTGGCCATGACCGTGTTTCTCTTTGGCACACTGGTGACGCTGTGGCTGGGGATTGGTGCTGCTTTCCCCTTGGATAAGTCACTGACCCTCGGCCTGTTCTAG
- a CDS encoding LabA-like NYN domain-containing protein, with protein MLPHQERLSIFIDGNNMFYAQQKNGWFFDPRRVLEFFTRDPNIVLVNAFWYTGLKDMQDQRSFRDALINLGYTVRTKLLKEYYDETLGKYYQKANLDIEIVIDMFNTVGQYDRVVLFSGDGDFERAIELLRSKNTHITVVSTEGMIARELRNATDRYIDLNEIRPFIEKLDLQNAN; from the coding sequence ATGCTTCCCCATCAAGAACGGCTCTCAATTTTTATCGATGGGAATAATATGTTCTATGCCCAGCAGAAAAATGGCTGGTTTTTCGATCCCCGTCGTGTGCTCGAATTCTTCACCCGTGATCCCAACATTGTCTTGGTCAATGCCTTTTGGTACACCGGTCTCAAGGACATGCAAGATCAGCGTTCCTTTCGGGATGCCCTCATCAACCTTGGCTATACCGTGCGCACAAAGCTGCTGAAAGAATATTACGATGAAACCCTTGGCAAGTATTACCAAAAAGCCAATTTAGACATTGAAATTGTGATTGATATGTTCAATACCGTCGGCCAGTACGATCGCGTGGTTCTTTTTAGTGGCGATGGTGATTTTGAGCGGGCGATCGAACTCTTGCGTTCCAAAAATACCCACATCACAGTCGTTTCCACCGAAGGGATGATTGCCCGTGAACTGCGCAATGCTACCGATCGCTACATTGATCTCAACGAAATTCGCCCCTTTATTGAAAAACTTGACCTGCAAAACGCCAACTAA
- a CDS encoding RecQ family ATP-dependent DNA helicase: MQDLEPIQAALQQYWGYSELRSPQAEVITALLQRRDALIVLPTGAGKSLCFQLPAVLQGGLTLVISPLLALMENQITELQQRGLAAAAYHSELPSSQRRQILSHLTHYRLLYLAPESLFSTPLWQRLCSPQVHLNALIVDEAHCLVQWGDRFRPVYRRLGTVRPALRQSKPHHPRLAIAAFTATANPNAQRTLIEVLGLEQPVQIIHSPYRANLYLAVRSVWSRGYRRHCLQQFLKQQGRTSGLIYARTRRDCETLATWLQQQGHRTTAYHGGLPAAQRRQIESDWLQDKLPFVVCTNAFGMGVNKPNVRWICHYQPPLQLSEYLQEVGRAGRDGQPAQALALVSDRWGLDRKDQQRWHFFQRQSQETYNRAMVLQTHLPLNGNLQELRQHFPEVELTLALLHQQGGLRWQDPFHYCRQPLVQVPPPPKDTQEQLMQEFLYHRGCRWQFLLQAFGFAPEARGLRCGHCDRCQL; this comes from the coding sequence GTGCAAGATTTAGAGCCGATACAGGCTGCCCTACAACAATACTGGGGCTATTCTGAGTTGCGATCGCCCCAAGCGGAGGTGATAACAGCACTTTTGCAACGACGGGATGCTTTAATTGTCCTTCCTACGGGCGCGGGCAAAAGTCTCTGTTTTCAGTTGCCAGCAGTGCTTCAGGGCGGATTGACACTGGTGATCTCGCCGCTGCTTGCCCTCATGGAAAATCAGATCACTGAATTGCAGCAACGGGGTCTTGCGGCCGCAGCCTATCATAGTGAACTGCCCAGCAGCCAACGCCGCCAGATTCTCTCGCACTTAACCCACTACCGCCTGCTGTATCTTGCGCCGGAGTCCTTATTTTCCACCCCCCTTTGGCAGCGCCTCTGTTCACCACAGGTACACCTCAATGCCTTGATTGTGGATGAAGCCCATTGCCTCGTGCAGTGGGGCGATCGCTTTCGACCGGTTTATCGTCGCTTGGGAACGGTGCGGCCTGCCCTCCGTCAATCTAAACCCCACCACCCACGGCTGGCGATCGCTGCTTTTACCGCCACTGCCAATCCCAATGCCCAGCGCACCCTCATTGAGGTTTTAGGCCTAGAGCAGCCTGTGCAGATCATTCACAGCCCCTATCGTGCCAATCTCTATTTAGCCGTACGCTCGGTGTGGAGTCGGGGCTATCGCCGCCATTGTCTCCAGCAATTTCTCAAGCAGCAGGGCAGAACCTCAGGCTTGATCTATGCCCGCACCCGCCGCGACTGTGAAACCTTGGCCACTTGGCTTCAGCAGCAGGGGCACCGCACCACCGCTTACCATGGCGGACTACCGGCAGCACAGCGACGCCAAATTGAGAGCGATTGGTTGCAGGACAAGCTACCCTTTGTGGTTTGTACCAATGCTTTTGGTATGGGGGTCAATAAACCTAATGTGCGTTGGATCTGCCACTATCAGCCGCCCCTGCAACTCAGTGAATACCTCCAAGAGGTGGGACGTGCTGGACGCGATGGCCAACCGGCACAGGCACTGGCTTTGGTGAGCGATCGCTGGGGTTTAGATCGCAAAGATCAACAGCGTTGGCATTTTTTTCAGCGCCAAAGTCAAGAGACTTACAATCGCGCCATGGTACTTCAAACGCATCTGCCCCTCAATGGCAATCTTCAGGAACTGCGGCAACACTTTCCTGAGGTGGAACTGACGCTGGCCCTACTACATCAACAGGGAGGACTCCGCTGGCAAGACCCCTTCCACTATTGCCGTCAACCCTTGGTACAAGTACCACCGCCGCCCAAAGACACTCAAGAACAGTTGATGCAAGAGTTTCTCTATCACCGGGGCTGCCGCTGGCAGTTTCTCCTCCAAGCCTTTGGTTTTGCGCCTGAGGCAAGAGGATTGCGTTGTGGCCATTGCGATCGCTGTCAGCTCTGA
- a CDS encoding FxLYD domain-containing protein yields MGLLQVEQIRETLQDVLSEHAVVVQVNQFRNQLNIVLNKPPGTVAHYSALVDLLKSRLGQFHLDDIARIKIIGRIQGSPKPDWEEVIDLRPPNPALAVPVYASSAPWVVAIAAGVVSLLVIFSYHLGQWQQQQRMQQLIGGSLAQQGVTMADFKWHLEGGVPFIVGVLKNYSKDYFRMIQADFELFDKAGQRVGAVSVQVYGLGPEETWHFREPVGNHQAVRARLVKLQSFH; encoded by the coding sequence ATGGGGCTACTACAAGTTGAGCAAATTCGCGAAACACTTCAGGATGTGCTTTCAGAACACGCCGTTGTTGTGCAAGTGAACCAGTTTCGCAACCAATTAAACATTGTTTTGAACAAGCCCCCCGGCACCGTTGCCCATTATTCTGCCTTGGTGGATCTCCTCAAGTCTCGCTTGGGACAGTTTCACCTTGATGATATTGCCCGCATCAAAATTATTGGCCGCATTCAAGGTTCCCCTAAACCCGATTGGGAAGAGGTCATTGATCTGCGCCCCCCCAATCCAGCCCTAGCTGTTCCTGTGTATGCTTCCTCGGCTCCTTGGGTGGTGGCGATCGCCGCTGGGGTTGTGAGTTTACTAGTAATCTTTAGCTATCATCTCGGTCAGTGGCAGCAACAGCAACGGATGCAGCAATTGATTGGCGGTAGCCTTGCACAACAGGGCGTTACCATGGCGGACTTCAAGTGGCATCTCGAGGGCGGCGTACCGTTTATTGTGGGTGTTCTGAAAAACTACAGTAAAGACTACTTTCGCATGATTCAGGCCGACTTTGAACTCTTTGACAAGGCCGGGCAGCGGGTCGGCGCCGTTTCAGTACAGGTTTATGGCCTTGGCCCTGAGGAAACTTGGCACTTCCGTGAACCCGTGGGCAATCATCAGGCAGTGCGAGCACGACTGGTAAAATTACAGTCATTCCATTAA
- a CDS encoding HAD family hydrolase, which translates to MAHLKALIFDVDGTLADTERDGHRVAFNKAFAAAGLDWEWDTALYGQLLAVAGGKERMKYYLDRFRPDWPRPQNLDALIADLHKAKTRYYTELLAEGAIPLRPGVKRLLTEAREAGLRLAIATTTTPANVTALLENALAADGVSWFEIIAAGDVVPAKKPAPDIYFYTLERMRLSPQECLAFEDSANGIQAATASRLATIITITDYTKDHDFRDAALVLDCLGEPDYPFQVIRGEVGWTTYVDVPLLRSLHQQWTSTLIDILPVLKDRDSYGVQARH; encoded by the coding sequence ATGGCTCACCTCAAAGCCCTGATTTTTGATGTGGATGGCACCTTAGCGGACACTGAGCGGGATGGCCATCGTGTTGCCTTCAATAAAGCCTTTGCGGCGGCAGGTCTGGATTGGGAGTGGGATACTGCCCTCTATGGTCAACTGCTGGCGGTGGCTGGAGGCAAAGAGCGGATGAAGTATTACCTTGATCGCTTTCGCCCCGATTGGCCACGTCCCCAAAATTTGGATGCTTTGATTGCCGATTTGCATAAGGCTAAGACCCGCTACTATACGGAGCTATTGGCGGAAGGAGCGATTCCCCTGCGACCGGGGGTGAAACGGCTGCTCACTGAAGCCCGTGAAGCAGGATTACGTTTGGCGATCGCCACCACGACCACCCCGGCTAATGTCACCGCACTTCTAGAAAATGCCCTTGCAGCCGATGGTGTAAGTTGGTTTGAGATCATTGCTGCCGGGGATGTAGTGCCAGCCAAAAAACCTGCGCCTGACATTTACTTCTACACCCTTGAAAGAATGCGCCTCTCACCCCAAGAGTGCCTTGCCTTCGAGGATTCTGCCAATGGGATTCAGGCGGCCACCGCCAGTCGCCTAGCGACGATTATCACGATCACCGACTACACCAAGGATCATGATTTTCGGGATGCAGCGCTTGTCTTGGATTGCCTAGGGGAACCGGATTACCCCTTCCAAGTGATTCGCGGTGAGGTGGGCTGGACAACCTATGTGGATGTGCCCCTCTTGCGATCGCTGCACCAGCAGTGGACAAGTACGTTGATTGACATCCTCCCTGTCCTAAAGGACAGGGATTCCTACGGCGTTCAGGCACGACATTGA
- a CDS encoding DUF2808 domain-containing protein codes for MVKRFLPVLILLGCSLGLVTPALVRAQANQGFTFTWGDGPSGRQQLQYHLDNGTPGFMGDRYWLRLGQQKVAINRINITYPDYYNGIIDPRGIEVRVGGNTGNRFFEFRRNPGKKIELAEVSLDRDNRVIDIVPAEVIPAGTPVQVILNNVRNPNHGGMYYFNARIGSPGDIPLMRYVGTWILSIANN; via the coding sequence ATGGTAAAGCGTTTCCTACCGGTTCTGATTCTGTTGGGGTGTAGTCTTGGTCTTGTCACCCCTGCCCTTGTGCGTGCCCAAGCCAATCAAGGGTTTACGTTTACTTGGGGGGATGGCCCTAGTGGGCGGCAGCAATTGCAATACCACTTAGATAATGGCACCCCCGGCTTTATGGGCGATCGCTATTGGCTACGCCTTGGTCAGCAAAAAGTAGCCATTAACCGCATCAACATCACCTACCCTGACTACTACAACGGCATCATTGATCCGAGGGGGATTGAAGTCCGTGTGGGTGGAAACACTGGGAATAGATTCTTTGAGTTTCGTCGCAACCCCGGCAAAAAAATTGAACTTGCGGAAGTATCTCTTGATCGCGATAACCGTGTGATTGACATTGTGCCTGCTGAGGTGATTCCCGCAGGAACGCCGGTGCAAGTCATCCTCAACAATGTCCGCAACCCCAACCATGGTGGCATGTACTACTTCAATGCTCGCATTGGTTCCCCGGGGGATATTCCCTTGATGCGCTACGTTGGCACTTGGATTCTCAGTATTGCCAATAACTAA